A single genomic interval of Daucus carota subsp. sativus chromosome 1, DH1 v3.0, whole genome shotgun sequence harbors:
- the LOC108207648 gene encoding uncharacterized protein LOC108207648, translating into MILVNPLNFITFYHSSGSVSSCATHKNTPFKFLHSQGTHQRNHIGGQPLKGSHYNLKKRDPFKLFQSLSSSRVESNKEEEEAELQLVASFKSRFNDIMIVDTAESRLLLLDTTYNIHSIFNKGEKWTGCYWDEFASLPAVVPNGPIAIFGLAGGTAAHLMLDLWPSLQLEGWEIDEILIDKARVYLGLSDLEKHTKDGGIVHVHVGDAFAASIPGGYAGIVVDLFSNGKVLPEMHECGTWLEMKDKLMPNGRIMVNCGGSDVGAPVSDESSWEQNSTIKALCQAFPGEVSWKKLVNEGENYLALTGPLPDLNTWSTDLPDQLSSNVMQWKSCCPS; encoded by the exons ATGATTCTTGTTAACCCTCTCAACTTCATCACTTTTTACCATTCTTCTGGTTCTGTTTCGTCTTGTGCAACCCATAAAAACACACCATTCAAATTCTTACATTCTCAAGGTACCCACCAAAGAAATCATATTGGGGGGCAGCCATTAAAAGGGTCTCACTATAATCTCAAGAAGCGAGACCCCTTTAAGTTGTTTCAGTCTTTGAGCTCATCTCGAGTTGAAAGCAACAAGGAGGAGGAGGAAGCTGAGTTGCAGCTGGTGGCATCGTTTAAGAGTAGATTTAATGATATAATGATTGTGGACACTGCTGAGTCTAGATTGCTTCTGCTTGATACTACTT ACAATATTCACAGCATTTTTAACAAGGGAGAGAAATGGACCGGATGCTATTGG GATGAGTTTGCGAGCTTGCCAGCTGTTGTACCTAATGGTCCTATTGCAATATTTGGCTTG GCTGGAGGAACAGCGGCTCATCTGATGCTTGATTTGTGGCCTTCATTGCAGCTTGAAGGCTGGGAGATTGATGAGATA TTGATCGATAAAGCGAGAGTTTATCTTGGGTTGTCTGACCTTGAAAAGCACACTAAAGATGGTGGAATTGTTCATGTACATGTTGGTGATGCATTTGCTGCATCGATTCCCGGAGGATATGCTG GTATTGTGGTTGACTTGTTCTCTAATGGGAAAGTCCTGCCAGAAATGCATGAG TGTGGAACTTGGTTAGAAATGAAAGATAAGTTGATGCCAAATGGTCGGATCATGGTAAATTGTGGTGGTAGCGATGTTGGAGCTCCTGTTTCTGACGAGAGCAGCTGGGAACAAAACTCGACCATTAAGGCACTATGCCAGGCATTTCCTGGAGAA GTAAGCTGGAAGAAATTAGTAAATGAAGGAGAAAATTATCTCGCACTGACTGGACCTTTGCCGGATTTGAATACATGGTCTACTGATCTTCCGGATCAACTGAGCTCAAATGTGATGCAGTGGAAAAGTTGTTGCCCGTCCTGA
- the LOC108204306 gene encoding uncharacterized protein LOC108204306 isoform X1: MEAPPTAQPSQLLVVYNRTRTNLSYSKSHHIPRVLTSNYNFINSSNSLNIRFILKNRRKKGFDRRRTGESFVVSKMGGNQASASGSDVKSGDMVFEPILEEGVFRFDCSADDRNAAFPSHSFVNQKNRETPLLTTKGKPSFIPTFECAHGQQIVNIELPAGTTFYGTGEVSGQLERTGKRVFTWNTDAWGYGSGTTSLYQSHPWVLAVLPDGEALGVLADTTRRCEIDLRKESSIRFCAPSSFPVITFGPLPLPVDVLASFSRAVGTVFMPPKWSLGYQQCRWSYDSDARVREIARTFREKGIPCDVIWMDIDYMDEFRCFTFDKERFSNPQSLVKDLHDTGFKAIWMLDPGIKQEDGYFVHDSGTEKDIWTQTADGRPFVGDVWPGPCVFPDFTQSKARLWWSNLVKDFTEYGVDGIWNDMNEPAVFKTVTKTMPESNVHRGDAELGGCQSHAHYHNVYGMLMARSTYEGMMLANRSKRPFVLTRAGYVGSQRYAATWTGDNLSTWEHLHMSISMVLQLGISGQPLAGPDIGGFAGNATPKLFGRWMGVGAMFPFCRGHSEKGTSDHEPWSFGEECEEVCRLALRRRYRLLPHIYTLFYLAHTKGIPVATPTFFIDSKDPKLRAIENSFMLGSLLIYASSTMHDHGVNQLQHTLPEGIWMSFDFDDSHPDLPALYLQGGSIIPVGHPHQHAGEADPSDDLSILIALDENGKAQGVLYEDDGDGYEYTEGGYLLTTYVAELQSSVVTIRVSKSEGLWKRPKRRLHVHLLLGRGAMLDAYGVDGDVIQITMPSEAEVSDLVSASHKKFTSRLETARQIPDVEKVSEGKGVELSRTPVELKSGDWVLKVVPWIGGRILSMEHIPSGTQWLHSRVDIDGYEEYSGMEYRSAGCSEEYSVIDRDLEQAGEVESLSLEGDVGGGLVIERMISLPKDDPKVVQINSSIVARSVGAGSGGFSRLVCLRVHPTFSLFHPTESYVSFVSVDGSKHDCWPTSSEQSYEGDLRPNGEWMLVDKCLGVALVNKFDVSQVYKCLIHWGTGTVNLELWSEDRPVSKKSPLTISHNYEVRGV; encoded by the exons atggAAGCACCACCAACAGCACAACCATCACAACTACTAGTAGTATATAATCGCACTCGTACAAATTTGTCGTATTCAAAATCTCATCATATTCCTagggttttaacttcaaattacAACTTCATAAATTCATCAAATTCACTAAATATTCGATTTATTTTGAAGAATCGTAG GAAGAAGGGTTTTGATAGAAGGCGGACTGGAGAGAGCTTTGTTGTGTCTAAGATGGGTGGAAATCAAGCTAGTGCATCAGGTTCAGATGTGAAATCGGGAGATATGGTTTTTGAACCTATTCTGGAGGAAGGAGTTTTTCGTTTTGATTGCTCTGCTGATGATAGGAATGCAGCATTTCCGAGTCATTCTTTTGTCAATCAGAAGAACAGGGAAACACCTTTGTTGACTACTAAAGGAAAACCATCATTTATCCCTACTTTTGAGTGTGCACATGGACAACAAATTGTTAATATCGAG CTTCCCGCAGGCACCACATTCTATGGAACAGGAGAAGTTAGCGGACAGCTTGAACGTACTGGGAAAAGG GTTTTTACCTGGAACACAGATGCTTGGGGTTATGGTTCTGGAACGACATCTTTGTACCAGTCACATCCTTGGGTTCTAGCTGTTCTTCCAGACGGAGAAGCACTGGGGGTTCTCGCCGACACAACAAGACGTTGTGAG ATTGATTTACGGAAAGAATCAAGTATAAGGTTTTGTGCTCCATCATCATTTCCTGTCATTACTTTTGGTCCTTTGCCCTTACCAGTTGATGTTCTGGCATCATTTTCTCGTGCGGTCG GAACTGTTTTTATGCCCCCAAAGTGGTCACTGGGCTATCAGCAATGTCGTTGGAGCTATGACTCAGATGCACGAGTTCGTGAG ATCGCTAGAACATTCCGGGAAAAAGGCATACCTTGTGATGTCATATGGATGGATATCGACTACATGGATGAATTTCGTTGTTTCACTTTTGACAAG GAACGTTTCTCAAATCCACAATCATTAGTAAAAGATCTTCATGATACTGGTTTCAAAGCAATCTGGATGCTTGACCCAGGAATCAAACAAGAAGATGGTTATTTTGTTCATGACAGTGGTACTGAAAAGGACATCTGGACCCAGACAGCTGATGGAAGGCCTTTTGTGG GGGATGTATGGCCTGGGCCTTGTGTCTTCCCTGACTTTACACAATCAAAAGCTCGTTTGTGGtggtcaaatttagttaaagATTTTACTGAATATGGTGTGGATGGTATATGGAATGATATGAATGAGCCTGCTGTCTTCAAG ACGGTAACAAAGACCATGCCTGAGAGTAATGTTCACAGGGGAGATGCTGAACTTGGAGGGTGTCAAAGTCATGCACATTATCacaat GTATATGGCATGCTGATGGCGAGATCGACATATGAAGGCATGATGTTAGCTAATAGGAGTAAGCGTCCATTTGTTCTCACCCGAGCTGGATATGTTGGTAGTCAAAGATATGCAGCAACATGGACCGGAGATAATCTATCAACTTGGGAGCATCTACATATGAGCATATCTATGGTTCTTCAACTG GGAATTAGTGGTCAGCCACTTGCAGGGCCAGATATTGGTGGATTTGCTGGAAATGCTACGCCAAAGCTCTTTGGGAGATGGATGGGTGTTGGTGCTATGTTTCCATTCTGCCGTGGGCATTCCGAAAAGGGCACCTCTGACCATGAGCCTTGGTCTTTCGGAGAAGAG TGCGAAGAAGTTTGTCGATTAGCATTGAGAAGGCGCTACCGCCTTCTACCACACATATACACCCTCTTTTATTTGGCACACACCAAGGGTATTCCAGTGGCAACTCCTACATTCTTCATCG ATTCGAAAGATCCCAAGTTAAGAGCAATTGAGAACTCCTTTATGTTAGGATCCCTTCTCATATATGCAAG CAGCACAATGCATGATCACGGGGTAAATCAGTTGCAGCATACACTACCAGAAGGCATATGGATGAGTTTTGACTTTGATGATTCACATCCG GATTTACCAGCTCTCTATTTGCAAGGTGGATCAATTATTCCTGTTGGTCATCCTCATCAACATGCTGGTGAAGCAGATCCAAGTGATGATTTATCAATTCTCATTGCTTTAGATGAAAATG GAAAGGCTCAAGGTGTTCTTTATGAAGATGACGGTGATGGATATGAATACACCGAAGGAGGGTATCTCTTAACTACATATGTTGCTGAGCTTCAGTCTTCAGTTGTTACTATAAGAGTTTCCAAATCTGAGGGGTTGTGGAAGAGGCCAAAACGTCGTTTACATGTACACTTATTGCTCGGTAGAGGTGCTATG CTTGATGCATATGGAGTAGATGGAGATGTTATACAAATCACCATGCCTTCAGAAGCCGAAGTGTCTGATTTAGTATCTGCAAGTCATAAGAAGTTCACTAGTCGACTTG AAACTGCTAGGCAAATTCCGGATGTGGAAAAAGTTTCTGAAGGGAAAGGAGTAGAACTTTCTAGGACTCCCGTGGAACTGAAAAGTGGTGATTGGGTCCTTAAAGTGGTTCCTTGGATAGGGGGGAGGATCCTTTCCATGGAGCATATTCCTTCTG GAACTCAATGGCTTCACAGTCGGGTCGATATTGATGGGTATGAAGAGTATAGTGGAATGGAGTACCGGTCTGCTGGATGTTCGGAGGAGTATAGTGTTATTGA TCGTGATCTTGAACAGGCTGGAGAAGTGGAGTCTCTTTCATTAGAAGGCGATGTTGGCGGTGGATTGGTTATTGAACGGATGATATCTTTACCTAAAGATGATCCAAAAGTTGTCCAGATCAATTCAAGCATTGTAGCTCGCAGTGTTGGTGCTGGTTCTGGAGGATTTTCAAG GCTTGTTTGCTTGAGGGTGCACCCTACGTTTAGCCTTTTTCACCCCACAGAATCATATGTCTCATTTGTTTCCGTTGATGGATCTAAGCATGATTGTTGGCCAACTTCCAGTGAGCAGAGCTATGAAGGAGACCTTCGGCCTAATG GCGAGTGGATGCTTGTGGATAAATGCCTTGGTGTGGCTTTAGTGAACAAATTCGATGTCAGTCAGGTTTACAAGTGCCTCATACACTGGGGAACTGGTACAGTTAACTTGGAGCTTTGGTCCGAGGATAGGCCTGTATCAAAAAAGTCGCCTCTGACTATTTCTCACAATTACGAGGTGAGAGGAGTCTAG
- the LOC108204306 gene encoding uncharacterized protein LOC108204306 isoform X2, with the protein MEAPPTAQPSQLLVVYNRTRTNLSYSKSHHIPRVLTSNYNFINSSNSLNIRFILKNRRKKGFDRRRTGESFVVSKMGGNQASASGSDVKSGDMVFEPILEEGVFRFDCSADDRNAAFPSHSFVNQKNRETPLLTTKGKPSFIPTFECAHGQQIVNIELPAGTTFYGTGEVSGQLERTGKRVFTWNTDAWGYGSGTTSLYQSHPWVLAVLPDGEALGVLADTTRRCEIDLRKESSIRFCAPSSFPVITFGPLPLPVDVLASFSRAVGTVFMPPKWSLGYQQCRWSYDSDARVREIARTFREKGIPCDVIWMDIDYMDEFRCFTFDKERFSNPQSLVKDLHDTGFKAIWMLDPGIKQEDGYFVHDSGTEKDIWTQTADGRPFVGDVWPGPCVFPDFTQSKARLWWSNLVKDFTEYGVDGIWNDMNEPAVFKTVTKTMPESNVHRGDAELGGCQSHAHYHNVYGMLMARSTYEGMMLANRSKRPFVLTRAGYVGSQRYAATWTGDNLSTWEHLHMSISMVLQLGISGQPLAGPDIGGFAGNATPKLFGRWMGVGAMFPFCRGHSEKGTSDHEPWSFGEECEEVCRLALRRRYRLLPHIYTLFYLAHTKGIPVATPTFFIDSKDPKLRAIENSFMLGSLLIYASTMHDHGVNQLQHTLPEGIWMSFDFDDSHPDLPALYLQGGSIIPVGHPHQHAGEADPSDDLSILIALDENGKAQGVLYEDDGDGYEYTEGGYLLTTYVAELQSSVVTIRVSKSEGLWKRPKRRLHVHLLLGRGAMLDAYGVDGDVIQITMPSEAEVSDLVSASHKKFTSRLETARQIPDVEKVSEGKGVELSRTPVELKSGDWVLKVVPWIGGRILSMEHIPSGTQWLHSRVDIDGYEEYSGMEYRSAGCSEEYSVIDRDLEQAGEVESLSLEGDVGGGLVIERMISLPKDDPKVVQINSSIVARSVGAGSGGFSRLVCLRVHPTFSLFHPTESYVSFVSVDGSKHDCWPTSSEQSYEGDLRPNGEWMLVDKCLGVALVNKFDVSQVYKCLIHWGTGTVNLELWSEDRPVSKKSPLTISHNYEVRGV; encoded by the exons atggAAGCACCACCAACAGCACAACCATCACAACTACTAGTAGTATATAATCGCACTCGTACAAATTTGTCGTATTCAAAATCTCATCATATTCCTagggttttaacttcaaattacAACTTCATAAATTCATCAAATTCACTAAATATTCGATTTATTTTGAAGAATCGTAG GAAGAAGGGTTTTGATAGAAGGCGGACTGGAGAGAGCTTTGTTGTGTCTAAGATGGGTGGAAATCAAGCTAGTGCATCAGGTTCAGATGTGAAATCGGGAGATATGGTTTTTGAACCTATTCTGGAGGAAGGAGTTTTTCGTTTTGATTGCTCTGCTGATGATAGGAATGCAGCATTTCCGAGTCATTCTTTTGTCAATCAGAAGAACAGGGAAACACCTTTGTTGACTACTAAAGGAAAACCATCATTTATCCCTACTTTTGAGTGTGCACATGGACAACAAATTGTTAATATCGAG CTTCCCGCAGGCACCACATTCTATGGAACAGGAGAAGTTAGCGGACAGCTTGAACGTACTGGGAAAAGG GTTTTTACCTGGAACACAGATGCTTGGGGTTATGGTTCTGGAACGACATCTTTGTACCAGTCACATCCTTGGGTTCTAGCTGTTCTTCCAGACGGAGAAGCACTGGGGGTTCTCGCCGACACAACAAGACGTTGTGAG ATTGATTTACGGAAAGAATCAAGTATAAGGTTTTGTGCTCCATCATCATTTCCTGTCATTACTTTTGGTCCTTTGCCCTTACCAGTTGATGTTCTGGCATCATTTTCTCGTGCGGTCG GAACTGTTTTTATGCCCCCAAAGTGGTCACTGGGCTATCAGCAATGTCGTTGGAGCTATGACTCAGATGCACGAGTTCGTGAG ATCGCTAGAACATTCCGGGAAAAAGGCATACCTTGTGATGTCATATGGATGGATATCGACTACATGGATGAATTTCGTTGTTTCACTTTTGACAAG GAACGTTTCTCAAATCCACAATCATTAGTAAAAGATCTTCATGATACTGGTTTCAAAGCAATCTGGATGCTTGACCCAGGAATCAAACAAGAAGATGGTTATTTTGTTCATGACAGTGGTACTGAAAAGGACATCTGGACCCAGACAGCTGATGGAAGGCCTTTTGTGG GGGATGTATGGCCTGGGCCTTGTGTCTTCCCTGACTTTACACAATCAAAAGCTCGTTTGTGGtggtcaaatttagttaaagATTTTACTGAATATGGTGTGGATGGTATATGGAATGATATGAATGAGCCTGCTGTCTTCAAG ACGGTAACAAAGACCATGCCTGAGAGTAATGTTCACAGGGGAGATGCTGAACTTGGAGGGTGTCAAAGTCATGCACATTATCacaat GTATATGGCATGCTGATGGCGAGATCGACATATGAAGGCATGATGTTAGCTAATAGGAGTAAGCGTCCATTTGTTCTCACCCGAGCTGGATATGTTGGTAGTCAAAGATATGCAGCAACATGGACCGGAGATAATCTATCAACTTGGGAGCATCTACATATGAGCATATCTATGGTTCTTCAACTG GGAATTAGTGGTCAGCCACTTGCAGGGCCAGATATTGGTGGATTTGCTGGAAATGCTACGCCAAAGCTCTTTGGGAGATGGATGGGTGTTGGTGCTATGTTTCCATTCTGCCGTGGGCATTCCGAAAAGGGCACCTCTGACCATGAGCCTTGGTCTTTCGGAGAAGAG TGCGAAGAAGTTTGTCGATTAGCATTGAGAAGGCGCTACCGCCTTCTACCACACATATACACCCTCTTTTATTTGGCACACACCAAGGGTATTCCAGTGGCAACTCCTACATTCTTCATCG ATTCGAAAGATCCCAAGTTAAGAGCAATTGAGAACTCCTTTATGTTAGGATCCCTTCTCATATATGCAAG CACAATGCATGATCACGGGGTAAATCAGTTGCAGCATACACTACCAGAAGGCATATGGATGAGTTTTGACTTTGATGATTCACATCCG GATTTACCAGCTCTCTATTTGCAAGGTGGATCAATTATTCCTGTTGGTCATCCTCATCAACATGCTGGTGAAGCAGATCCAAGTGATGATTTATCAATTCTCATTGCTTTAGATGAAAATG GAAAGGCTCAAGGTGTTCTTTATGAAGATGACGGTGATGGATATGAATACACCGAAGGAGGGTATCTCTTAACTACATATGTTGCTGAGCTTCAGTCTTCAGTTGTTACTATAAGAGTTTCCAAATCTGAGGGGTTGTGGAAGAGGCCAAAACGTCGTTTACATGTACACTTATTGCTCGGTAGAGGTGCTATG CTTGATGCATATGGAGTAGATGGAGATGTTATACAAATCACCATGCCTTCAGAAGCCGAAGTGTCTGATTTAGTATCTGCAAGTCATAAGAAGTTCACTAGTCGACTTG AAACTGCTAGGCAAATTCCGGATGTGGAAAAAGTTTCTGAAGGGAAAGGAGTAGAACTTTCTAGGACTCCCGTGGAACTGAAAAGTGGTGATTGGGTCCTTAAAGTGGTTCCTTGGATAGGGGGGAGGATCCTTTCCATGGAGCATATTCCTTCTG GAACTCAATGGCTTCACAGTCGGGTCGATATTGATGGGTATGAAGAGTATAGTGGAATGGAGTACCGGTCTGCTGGATGTTCGGAGGAGTATAGTGTTATTGA TCGTGATCTTGAACAGGCTGGAGAAGTGGAGTCTCTTTCATTAGAAGGCGATGTTGGCGGTGGATTGGTTATTGAACGGATGATATCTTTACCTAAAGATGATCCAAAAGTTGTCCAGATCAATTCAAGCATTGTAGCTCGCAGTGTTGGTGCTGGTTCTGGAGGATTTTCAAG GCTTGTTTGCTTGAGGGTGCACCCTACGTTTAGCCTTTTTCACCCCACAGAATCATATGTCTCATTTGTTTCCGTTGATGGATCTAAGCATGATTGTTGGCCAACTTCCAGTGAGCAGAGCTATGAAGGAGACCTTCGGCCTAATG GCGAGTGGATGCTTGTGGATAAATGCCTTGGTGTGGCTTTAGTGAACAAATTCGATGTCAGTCAGGTTTACAAGTGCCTCATACACTGGGGAACTGGTACAGTTAACTTGGAGCTTTGGTCCGAGGATAGGCCTGTATCAAAAAAGTCGCCTCTGACTATTTCTCACAATTACGAGGTGAGAGGAGTCTAG